DNA from Arthrobacter sp. StoSoilB19:
CACAAAGCGGAGGAAGCAGATGACACAACCGATCAAAAAACCGGTTTCCAGCGGACATAGTCGTCCCCCTGGCAGTGACGACAATCCTGAAGGTGACGTCCTGGGCCGGGCCAGCGCGGGTCCCCTCGCCGGCGTTGTGGTGGCAGATTTCAGCAGGGTGCTGGCAGGCCCGTACGCCACCATGCTCCTGGCTGACATGGGCGCCACGGTGATCAAGGTGGAGGGACCTGAGGGTGACGACACCCGCACGTATATGCCCCCCGTACGGGACGGCGAGGCCACGTTCTTCCTCGCGGTTAACCGCAACAAACATTCCATTGCCCTGGACCTGAAAGACCCGGAGGACCTCAACGTTGCGCGTTCCCTGATCGCCAGCGCTGATGTCATGATCGAGAATTTCAAGCCCGGCAACATGGCGCGGCTGGGCTTGGATTACGCGTCCGCGGCCGAACTGAACCCGAACATTATCTATGCTTCCATCACTGGGTTCGGTACTGGAGCGGGCGCACATATTCCGGGGTATGACCTGTTGGTACAGGCCGCATCGGGGATGATGAGCCTTACCGGGGACCAGGACTCCCAACCGTACCGGGCAGGCATCGCGCTGTTCGATGTCATCACGGGCCTGCACGCTGCCATCGGCATCCTGGGGGCACTACACCACAAGGACCGGACCGGCGAGGGTCAGCTGGTGGAACTGAACCTGCTGACCTCGGCCCTGTCCGGAATGGTGAACCAGTCTGCGGCCTATGTAACGGGCGGTGTGGTACCGACCAGGATGGGGAACGAACACCCCAGCATGTATCCATACGCTCCGATGCAGACCGGGGACGGCACTATCATCATCGCGACGGGAAATGATGCCCAGTTCGTCCGGCTGTGCGAGGCGCTGGGGATTCCCGGAGTCGCCCGTGATCCAAAGTTCGTCACAACTCTGCAGCGCAACGCCAACCGTAACGAGCTGCGCGGCATCCTCCACGCCCAACTGGCCAGCCAGTCAGCCGACGAATGGTTCCGTGAGCTCTCCTCGGCAGGGCTGCCCTGCGCTCCGATCCAGGATGTCCGCGGCGGTGTGGAGCTCGCTGAACAGCTGGGGCTGAACCCGGTAGTGATGGCTGGCGACGGGCCCCGGAAGATACCCACGGTCCGCCATCCTGTCGAGTATTCCCTTACGCCGGTGGACTATTCGCTCGCACCCCCGGGATTGAACGAAAGCTCCCGCTTGGTGCGGGAATGGCTACTCCATCGGAAAGCCCTGGTCGATGCCTGAAACCTACCGGACCCGAGTCTGCCCACGATGGTCCGACCAGGACCTCAACGGGCACGTCAACCACGCCGCCGTCGTCACGCTCCTGGAGGAGTCAAGAATCAAATGGCGGTCTTCGATGCCGGGCATACGCCGAGCCGAAGCGACCCCCACGGTGGTAGCCAGCCTCGAAGTGAACTATCGGCGGCCAGTCCACCACGGCGAAGACCTGGAGGTTGAACTCGCGGTGACCAGGATCGGCACGAGTTCGTTCAGCCTGGAATTCAGGGGCAGCCAATTCGGGGCGGTCGCCGTAGACGGCCGTACCGTGCTGGTTTCAGTCCAGCCGGACACTGGCAAGTCCCGGCCCCTGGCGGAACACGAGCGCCACTGGCTCACCCTTTTCCAGCCTTCACATCGAACTGCAGACCCGCAGGGCAAATGGGTCCCCGATCACACACCACTGGAGCTCACTCAATGAAACGCGAAACGGCCGCGAACGGCACCGATTTTTACCTCATGGACGATTTCCTCAGCGCTGAGGACCGGGCGCTCCGGCTGAAAGTCCGCGCCTTCGTCGACAAAGACC
Protein-coding regions in this window:
- a CDS encoding CoA transferase, whose amino-acid sequence is MTQPIKKPVSSGHSRPPGSDDNPEGDVLGRASAGPLAGVVVADFSRVLAGPYATMLLADMGATVIKVEGPEGDDTRTYMPPVRDGEATFFLAVNRNKHSIALDLKDPEDLNVARSLIASADVMIENFKPGNMARLGLDYASAAELNPNIIYASITGFGTGAGAHIPGYDLLVQAASGMMSLTGDQDSQPYRAGIALFDVITGLHAAIGILGALHHKDRTGEGQLVELNLLTSALSGMVNQSAAYVTGGVVPTRMGNEHPSMYPYAPMQTGDGTIIIATGNDAQFVRLCEALGIPGVARDPKFVTTLQRNANRNELRGILHAQLASQSADEWFRELSSAGLPCAPIQDVRGGVELAEQLGLNPVVMAGDGPRKIPTVRHPVEYSLTPVDYSLAPPGLNESSRLVREWLLHRKALVDA
- a CDS encoding thioesterase family protein, which encodes MPETYRTRVCPRWSDQDLNGHVNHAAVVTLLEESRIKWRSSMPGIRRAEATPTVVASLEVNYRRPVHHGEDLEVELAVTRIGTSSFSLEFRGSQFGAVAVDGRTVLVSVQPDTGKSRPLAEHERHWLTLFQPSHRTADPQGKWVPDHTPLELTQ